From Candidatus Methylomirabilis lanthanidiphila:
AGATCCCGGCGTGTCTGTGGTTCATTGCCCGCGACCGCAAGGACGGCAAGTTCCGTGACCGCCGCGGCCACGTGCTCTTCATCGACGCCCGCAAGCTCGGCCGCATGGTGGACCGCACACACCGCGAGCTGACCGACGAGGACATCGCCCGCATCGCCGACACCTACCACACCTGGCGCAATGTAGGGGTGGACCCCCGTGGCCACCCGGATTCAGGGCAACCACAGGGGGTTGCCCCTACGTATGTCGATATTCCAGGATTTTGCAAATCCGCCACGCTGGAGGAAATCCGCAAACACGGCCACGTCCTTACGCCCGGCCGCTACGTCGGCGCCGAAGCGCAAGAAGACGACGGCGAACCGTTCGATGACAAGATGAAGCGGCTGGTCGCAACGCTTCGCGAGCAGCAGACCGAGGCGTTGAAGCTGGATGCCGCCATCACAGCTAACCTGAAGGAGCTTGGGTATGACGCTTGAGCAATTACTCAAGGACGAGCGCGACGCCATCCTGCGCATTGCAGTCAGACACGGCGCGTACAATATTCGGGTGTTTGGGTCCGCTGCTCGCGGCGAAGCTCTGGAGGACAGCGATATTGATCTTCTCGTCGAGTTCGAACCGGGCCGAAGCCTTCTAGACCACACTGCCCTGGTGCTGGAACTCGAGGAACTCCTTGGACGCAAGGTAGATGTCGTTACGGAGAAGGGTCTCTACTGGCTCCTTCGCCGACGGATCCTCAAGGAAGCCCGAGCGCTATGACCAAGGACCCGCGCGTCTACCTTGCCCACATCCTGGAGTGCATTCAGAAGATCGAACGGTTCACTGCAGACGGGGAGGACCGCTTCCTTGCGGACGCAATGGTCCAGGACGCGGTCCTGCGGAACTTCGAGGTCATCGGCGAAGCCACCAAGCGGCTGGATGACGCCTACCGGACGACCCACCCGGAGATCCCTTGGCGCGCTGTTGCCGGTCTCCGAGATGTTCTCATCCATCAGTACGAAGGCGTCGAACTAGAGCGGGTCTGGGCCATTGTAGAGAGAGAATTACCGGGCCTTAGAGCGGCGATCGCCGCCCTCTTGCCGCCCCTGGAGCAACTTGAGCGGGAATTGGCGGGAGAGGAAGAACCGCCGCAGAAGAACAAATGAGCGTGCGACCGCTGTCGGCGCAACTCCTCGCGCAGCAGGTCGAGGCCGCGAAGTTGGACAAGGTGATCGTACGTAACCTTAAGGGTCTCGAGTTCGGCGGCAACGTCTGTGGAAACGAATGCATCCGATCTGACATTTATTCAGCGTTGCGTCCGTAGAGGTCGGCTTTTTGCGAAGGAAGAAGTCATGAAATGTCACATCTGCGACGGTGAAGTCAAAGGGGCGACATCCGACATGCCCTTCAAGCTCGAAGCGAACCGGATTGTCATCTTCAAGAACCTGCCGGTGCTCCAATGTGATCAGTGCGGGGAATACCTGCTTGAAGACGCCGTCATGAAGCGGGTGGAGGAAATGCTCGACCGCATTGATGCTTCGGCGGAGCTGGAAATTGTGCGCTACGCGGCGTAACGGAAGCCGTTCAAGGAGCAGATAAAGGGCAAATTGGAGGAAGATTGCGATGAACTCTGGTGCGCGCATCGCCATTGTCGATGCCGTCTGCGACGTGGAACAGAGCGAGCAGCCCTTTGGCAAGCGCTGGCGACAGGAAGAAGTTGTTCTGAACGCCGAGCATCTTGCAGCATTGCGGGAGGGCAAGATCCTGGCGCTGGACGTGCAGGAGGAATACGTGATGTTCGTGAAGCTCGACCCCGCCATCGCCGCCAACCTGAAGGAGCTTGGGTATGGCGGGTGAGTGGAAGCAGCATGAGGTCAGCCGGTTGATCGACCAGGGCACGCTCTTCATCGGCGATGGCTACCGTGCCAAGAACGAGGAGCTCACGACTTCCGGCTTGCCCTTTGCCCGCGCCGGGAACGTCAACGGCGGCTTTCAGTTCAACGATGCCGATCACTTCCCCGAAGAGAACCTCGCGCGAGTCGGCAACAAGGTTAGCCAGCCCGGCGATGTTGTATTCACCTCGAAGGGGACCGTCGGACGCTTTGCCTTCGTGCGCCCGGACACAGCACGATTCGTTTACTCGCCGCAGCTCTGCTTTTGGCGTTCTCTTGATCCGAGCCTGATCGAGCCTCGCTTCCTCTTCTACTGGATGTTCGGGCGAGAGTTTTTCGTTCAGTTCAAAGGCGTCGCCGGGCAGACCGATATGGCCGAGTACGTAAGCCTGACCGATCAGCGGCGTATGCACATCATCCTTCCGCCACCGGATGAACAACGCGCCATCGCTCAGATCCTCGGCACACTGGACGACAAGATCGAGCTGAACCGGCGGATGAGCGAGACGCTGGAGGCGATGGCGCGGGCGCTCTTCAAGTCGTGGTTCATTGATTTCGATCCCGTCCGTGCCCGTAGGGGCGACCCCCCGTGGTCGCCTAATGGATGGGCAGGCACGGGGGCCTGCCCCTACATTAGGCCGACGATTCTCGACCTCTTCCCAGACCGCTTCGAGGACTCCGATCTGGGCGGGATTCCGGCGGGGTGGGAGGTGAAGCCGTTACCCGAGGCCATCGAGGTCAACCCGACGCGACCGCTACGGAAGGGAGAGATCGCGCCCTATCTCGACATGGCGAACATGCTTACGCGAGGCCATTCCCCCGATGAGGTGGTCGATCGGCCCTTTGGGTCGGGTATGCGATTCGTGAACGGGGACACCTTGGTCGCACGCATCACGCCGTGCTTGGAGAATGGAAAGACCGCCTTCGTGGACTTCCTGACGGACGGCCAAGTCGGCTGGGGGTCCACCGAGTACATCGTCTTGCGCCCGAAGCCGCCCCTGCCAGCAGAGTTTGCGTACTGCCTCGCGCGCAGCAATGGGTTCCGCGACTTCGCCATTCAGAGCATGACGGGTTCCAGCGGGCGGCAGCGGGTGCCCGCGGAGTCGCTCGCCCACTTCCGGTTGGTAGCGGTGTCCAAGCCCATTGCGGAGTTGTTTGGACGACTGGTCAAGCCGCTCTTCGCGCGAGCAGGTGATGCGGTCAAAGAGTCTCGTTCTCTCGCCGCCCTGCGCGACACGCTGCTGCCCAAGCTCATCTCCGGCGAGCTGCGCGTTACCGCGGCTGAGGCGGGGGTCGCATGATCGACCCCATCCAGTCCCTCGCGTTCTCGATCCAGGCCAATCGCGGCGTCTATGCGGTGTTGCTCGGTTCGGGAGTATCTCGGGCCGCGAAAATTCCAACAGGCTGGGAAATTACTCTTGATCTTGTCCGAAAGCTCGCCGAGGTCTCAGGCGAGCCATGCGACCCATCACCAGAGCAATGGTACCGAGAAAAATTCGGGCGAGATCCTGACTACTCTGCAGTACTGGACGCAATAGCAAAGACTCCCGCTGAACGTCAGCAGCTATTGCGTGGCTATTGGGAAACGACGGAACAAGAGCGGGAAGAGGGGGCAAAACAACCGACGATAGCGCACCGAGCAGTTGCGTCCCTGGCTGTGCAGGGATTCGTGAAGGTCATCATCACGACCAACTTTGATCGGCTCATGGAAACCGCATTGGTGGACGTTGGAATCGCACCCACCATTTTGAGCACGCCCGACCAGGTGCATGGAGCATTGCCGCTCATTCACACGCGTTGTTGCATATTCAAGGTGCATGGCGATTATCTCGATACTCGTATTCGTAACACGCCCCAAGAGCTTTCCACTTACCCTGCCGAGTTCGACACGCTGCTTGACCGGATATTTGATGAGTTTGGTCTTATCGTGTGTGGTTGGTCGGCGGATTGGGATGAGGCGCTTCGTAACGCCCTGCTGCGTGCACCTTCCCGGCGTTTTGCAACCTATTGGGCAGTGCGAGGCGAGCCAAGCCAGGCGATACAACAGCTCATTGCCCATCGGGGTGCGCAAGTAGTCCCAATCCGGGATGCCGATTCTTTCTTTCAGTCGGTTCAGCAACAGGTCCAATCCCTTGAGGAGTTCTCGCGTCCCCATCCGCTTTCGACCGAGGCTGCGGTCGCAAGCCTGAAGCGTTACTTAACCGAACCTCGCTTTCGCATCCAGCTTGCCGATCTGGTTGGTGATGAGGTTGAGCGTATTGTCGAAGGCACGTTAGGGGAGAAGTTTGCCGTACAGGGTGGACCCGCTCCCGATAATGCGTCAGCTACTTCTCGCGTACGGGCCTACGAGGCCGCCTGCAAAACCCTGTTGGCGATGGCTCCTATTGGCGGATTCTGGGTAGAAGAACAGCATTACTACATCTGGCAGAGTACTTTAGATCGGTTATCCTCCGTGAAGTCGGGAGGTGGTTCCACGCTGTGGTTGGAGTTGCAGCGATACCCCGCCACGCTGTTTTTGTACGCCTTGGGTCTCGGTGCGATCGAGGCAGGCCATCTACGGTTCCTCGGCCGCCTGTTTGCTACCCATGTTCATCGCGAAAACCGCGAGGACATTCCGGCGGTTCAGTTGCTTCCGCCGTTCTGTCTTTTCGAGTATGGTAGGGAACAAGCGTTTCGTCTTCTCGAAGGCATGGATAGACGTTATGCCCCACTGAATGACCGGCTCCACGAGACTCTGCGTGAACCCGTCAAACGCCTAATACCGAACGATAGCCGATACACGCTTGTGTTCGACAAGCTAGAGATTCTCATGGCGTTGGGTTATGCAGATCACGCCAAGCGAACCAAGGACCGATACTGGGCTCCACCAGGGGCATATGGTTATCGCAGGGAAAACAGGACTCGCGTCATGCAAGAGATTCAGGACTCGATCTCCAGTATGGGAGACCAATCCCCGTTTGTGCGGAGCGGTATCTTCGGAGACTCGGCTGAGGCGTGCGCTCAGGCGATTTCCGCCTTTGGCGAGTTCGTAGAAGAGTTGAGCCGGGCATGGCGGTGAGTACAACTATGCTTGATCATCAATTCAACCTGAACGTGGCCCGATGAGCCGTTTCACTGAATTCGTCGTCGAAAAGGCCGCGCTCGCCTGGCTGGAAGCCATCTGCTGGCGCGTCGCTCACGGCCCCGACATCATGTCGATCGAGTTGCGGGTGAAGGACGCGGAGAAGATGGTGGGGGTCGCGCTATGACTTCCAGGGAGATGCCGTTCGACCAGATCGGGTATTGGTCGGAAGTAAAGATCGACATCATCAAAGAGTACGCCGCTGCCTACTCGAAGATCCTTGGTGCTCAAAAGAGCCCGAGCCTCTACCACGTTTACATCGACGCCTTCGCGGGTGCAGGCCTCCATGTCTCGAAAACCTCGGGCGGATTTGTTCCGGGGAGTCCCCTGAACGCCCTGTTGGTCCAGCCACCGTTTCGAGAATACCATTTCATCGACCTCGATAAGCAGAAGGTTGCCACGCTGGAGGCGTTAGCCAAAGAGCGACAGGATGTCCGCATCTATCACGGAGACTGCAACCGCGTCCTTCTCGATAGCGTGTTGCCGCAAGTTAAATGGGAAGCGTACCGCCGCGCGCTCTGCATCTTGGACCCGTACGGCTTGCACCTCGACTGGAAAGTCATTACGGAGGTCGGCCGCATGCGGTCGGTCGAGATCTTCTTGAATTTCCCCGTCGCCGACATCAACCGCAATGTTCTCTGGCGGGACCGCAGGGGAGTCTCACCTGAGCAAACGCGGCGTATGAACCGGTTCTGGGGGGACGATTCTTGGAAGCAGGTTGCCTACACGTCTTCATTGCAAACCGAGCTGTGGGGTCCTCCAGCGGAGGAAAAAGCGTCGAATGAGGCCATGGCCGAGGCCTTTCGTAAACGCCTCAAAGAAGGCGCCGGTTTTAGTAATGTTCCAAAGCCGATCGCGATGCGCAACACACAGAACGCCGTTGTCTACTATCTCTACTTCGCGTCGCACAAGCCCGTTGCTGAGGATATCGTTCAAGACGTCTTCGCAAAATATTGCGACCGAGGAGCCACGTGATGTCACAATCGTCCATCGAATGGACCGAATCCACCTGGAACCCACTGACCGGCTGTACCAAGGTAAACCCCGGTTGCAAGTTTTGCTATGCCGAACGGATGACCAATCAGTCGCTGCGGGAGCGGTTTCACCTCGGGGAGGACAAGGCCGCGATTGCATCGCAGATTATTGCAGCGACGATTGAAGCGGGATTGATCAAGGCGGACGAAAGCGTCGGCGGGTCGAGGAAATTTGCACGTTACCTGCCCTTCTGGGCCTAATTTTTATTTAAGAGCCAGCTGACAGAGAATAAGGTCCTGAACACAAAAGCGTTATTTAACAATAGGTTGCTTATTTAAGGCTTTCCCCGCGGGGGCGGGAAAATGACCTCATTTACTGAATCCGTCATCGAAGACGCCGCCCTCGGCTGGAGCGCCAAACGCGGCCTCGGGATCGCAGCGGGAGAGACTGTCGCTGAACGGATTATAGGATTGTCTCTATGACCGACAACCTTTCAGATTTTCTCGTGTTTGTTGATGAGAGCGGGGATCATGGGTTGGAGGCCATCGATAAGGATTACCCATTGTTTGTGTTGGCCTTCTGTATCATTCAGAAGCGCGAATATGTCGAACGCCTCACTCCCGCTCTTCAAGCATTTAAACTGAAACATTTCGGCCACGATAATGTGGTGCTCCATGAGCGGGAGATTCGGAAAGACATCGGCGACTTTGCCTTTCTGAAAACGTCGGCACGGAAAGAGGCGTTTTCCAATGAACTGGCCGACATTGTGGCTGCAACTCACTTTACGTTGGTCTGTACGGTTATCCGCAAGGAGCTTCTCAAATTGCGGTACACCAAACCGGAGAATCCCTACCACGTGGCGCTTGGGTTTGGACTCGAACGGGTATCGTACTACCTCAAGTCTCAGGGGGTCGGAACGTCGGTCACGCACGTTCTCGTGGAGCGGCGTGGAAGAAAAGAAGATGCTGAGCTTGAGCTTGAATTTCGTCGAGTGTGCGATGGCGGGAATTATTCGGGCGAACGGTTATCCTTTTCGATGTCATTCGTCCATAAGCAAGCGAACTCTCCCGGCCTGCAATTGGCCGACCTTGTGGCTCGTCCAGTAGGGCTCAGTGTTCTTCGGCCTACTCAACCGAATCGTGCGTTTCAGATTCTTGAGGACAAGTTTTACCGAAATGCTCAAGGCAAGCGGGACGGATGGGGGCTCAAATGCTTTCCCTGAAAACAAAAGGCCCCGACGAATCCGCCGAGGCCTCTTGCCGACCAGGAATCCCCAGTCCAATAGCTCTTTCCTGGAATTAAGATATACTGTCTTAGTCGGCTTCGTCAAGAACAATCTTGACCGGCCGTGCATGGGAGTGTTTGTGTATAGCCAATCGTGAGGCTGAAGTTTCCGAAAACGGGTTGGTAAAAAAGGAAGACGCCGTGTCGGAGGTTGCCCTCACGATCCTGCTAGTAACGGCGCAGTCACGGCGTAACTGCACTTTACGACTACAAGAGATGGATGTCAAGCTTAAATGATGATGCTGTATAAACTAAACCTATGAGCGCCTTCACTGAATCCGTTGTTGAAGAAGCTGCCCTTGCCTGGCTCGACAGCCTCGGTTGGACGGTCCGGCATGGTGTGGAGATCGCACCGGGCGAGCTGTGGGTGAGGGGTACGATGTGCTTCCTGAAGGAAAGCGGTTCATGAACCGCGCCGACATGGGTCGGGCGACCACGGGGGGTCGCCCCTACAACCATGCAACCCATCGCCGCCGATCGATTCGCCTGAAGGACTACGACTATTCCCAGGCCGGGGCGTATTTCGTCACCATCTGCATGCAGGACCGGGTCTGCCTGTTCGGGGAGGTAGTGGAAGGGAAGATGCGGTTGAATGAGGCCGGGCGGATGGTGCACGCAGTTTGTGAAGAATTGCCCGTGTTCTATCCTGGCGTGGACATCGACGCATTCGCCGTCATGCCCAATCATATCCACGGCGTTATCGTCCTCACAGGTGCGGATATGGTAGGGGCGACCCCCTGTGGTCGCCCTGATGCAGGGCAGGCGCAGGGGCCTGCCCCTACACGGTTGTCGTTGCCGGATGTGGTGCATCGATTCAAGACCCTGACGACGAAACGGTACGCTGACGCGGTTAGGGATCACGGTTGGCCGCCGTTCGCAAGGCGTCTTTGGCAACACAACTACTACGAACACATCATCCGTAACGAAGCATCGTTGAATCGCATCCGGCAATATATCGTTGACAATCCAGCACGGTGGGCGTTCGATCGCGACAACCCCGATGCCGTTACGCCGGAATTAGAGGACAGATGGCGGACCTAAGGGAATCCACAGTCGAAGATGCCGCCCTCTCGTGGCTTGAGAGCCTCGGTTGGACGGTCAAGCACGGCCTGGATATCGCGCCTGGGGTGCTATTTGCCGAGCGGACGGACTACGGGCAGGTGGTGCTCGCCCAGCGACTGCGCGATGCGTTGGCGCGGCTCAACCCGGAGCTTCCCGCCGAGGCCCTGGACGACGCCTTTCGTAAGTTCGCTCGGCTTGAAGGGCCAACGCTTGAGGCGCGCAACCGCACGCTCCATCGGCTGCTTATTGAAGGTTTCCCGGTGGAATACCTTCAACCCTCACTCCGGCCCTCTCCCAGTGGGAGAGGGGGGAGCGAAGCGGAGGGTGAGGGTTCGCGTCTGACTTACCGGATCGCGAAAGTCATCGATTTTGAGAATCCAGACGCGAATGACTGGCTTGCGGTGAACCAGTTTACGGTTTCGGAGAATAAGCATACGCGCAGGCCGGATATCGTGCTGTTCGTCAACGGTTTGCCGCTTGCCGTCATCGAGCTGAAGAATCCCACCGACGAGGAGGCGACGATCTGGACGGCTTTCAAGCAACTCCAGACCTACAAGGCCGAACTTCCCACCCTCTTTGCGTTCAACGGACTGCTGATCATCTCCGATGGCGTCGAAGCTCGGATCGGCACGCTTACCGCCGGCCGCGAGTGGTTCAAGCCCTGGCGGACGGTCTCGGGCGAGAGCCTGGCGGAATCTCACCTGCTCGAGCTTCAGATACTGATTGAGGGTGTCTGTGACCAGCAGCGGTTCCTCGACATGGTCCGCGACTTCATTGTGTTCGAGGACGATGGGAGCGGCGCCCTCATGAAGAAGATGGCCGGGTATCACCAGTTCCACGCCGTCCAAGTCGCGGTCCAGGAGACCTTGCGCGCGGCGCGGCTCCAGGCGGAAATGACCGGTGTGACCCAGGGCACCGGTAGATACGAGACCGGGAGGTACCCCGGCGGCGAGCCTGGCGACCGGCGCGTGGGTGTGGTGTGGCACACGCAGGGTTCGGGTAAGAGCCTGACCATGGCCTTCTACGCCGGCCGCATCATCCGCGAGCCGGCGATGGAGAATCCGACGCTCGTCGTGCTTACGGACCGGAACGACCTGGACGACCAGCTCTTCGGGACCTTCTCGCGCTGTAAGGACCTACTGCGCCAACCGCCGGTCCAGGCCGAGAGTCGAGCACACTTACGCGAGTTGCTCTCGGTTGCCGCGGGCGGTGTGGTGTTCACCACGATCCAGAAGTTCATGCCTGACGTAGGGGCAGGCCCCCGTGCCTATCCTTATTCTGGGCAACCACAGGGGGTTGCCCCTACCTTGTCGGACCGGCGCAACATCGTGGTCATTGCCGATGAGGCGCACCGCAGCCAGTACGACTTCATCGACGGCTTCGCGCGGCACATGCGCGACGCGCTGCCGCACGCCTCGTTTATTGGCTTTACCGGCACGCCCATCGAGCTGCAGGACGCCAACACGCGGGCGGTGTTCGGCGACTACATCAGCGTCTACGACATCCAGCGTGCGGTTCAGGACGGGGCGACCGTCCCGATCTACTACGAGAGCCGTCTGGCGAAGCTCGCGCTGGATGAAGCGGAGCGTCCGAAGATCGATCCGGAGTTCGAGGAAGTCACCGAGGGGGAGGAGGTCGAGCGTAAGGAAAAGCTCAAGACCAAATGGGCGCAGCTCGAAGCCATCGTCGGCGCCGAGAAGCGCCTGAAGATCGTCGCGCAGGACATCGTCGAGCACTTTGAGAAGCGGCTCGAAGCCATGGACGGCAAGGCGATGATCGTCTGTATGAGCCGCCGCATCTGCGTCGAACTGTACAGCGAACTCGTCCGGCTTCGTCCTAACTGGGCGCACGATGACGACGACAAGGGTGCGATCAAGGTCGTGATGACCGGTTCCGCGTCCGATCCTCCGGACTGGCAGCCCCACATCCGCAACAAGCCGCGGCGCGAGGCGCTCGCCAACCGGTTCCGAGATGCCGCTAACCTGCTCCGGATCGTGCTCGTGCGCGATATGTGGCTCACCGGCTTCGACGCGCCGAGCCTGCACACGATGTACGTGGACAAACCGATGCGCGGCCACGGACTGATGCAGGCGATCGCGCGGGTGAACCGGGTCTTTCGCGACAAGCCTGGCGGACTGGTAGTGGACTATCTGGGGCTCGCTCACGAGCTGAAGGCGGCGCTCGCCACCTACACCGAGAGCGGGGGCACGGGGCGCACGGCGCTCGACCAGAACGAGGCCGTGGCTGTCATGCTGGAGAAGTATGAAGTGTGCTGCGGCCTCTTCGGTCCGATCACAACGCCAACCGGCGTCGTGGGGGGCTTCGACCGGTCGAAGTGGAAGACGGGCACGCCGCAAGAGCGGCTGGGCCTGTTGCCGGCGGCACAGGAGCACATTCTACGCCAGGAGAACGGCAAGGACCGATGCCTTCTGGCCGTGCGCAAGCTGTCGCAGGCCTTCGCGCTGGCCGTACCGCACGAGGAGGCGCTGCGAATCCGGGACGACGTGGCCTTTTTCCAGGCTGTGCAGGCCGTCCTCGCCAAGCGCGCGCCGGGCGAGACCCGCCCCGAGGAGGAGTTGGACCATGCGGTCCGCCAGATCATCTCGCGCGCCGTAGCCCCTGAAGGCGTAGTGGACATCTTCGCCGCGGCGGGACTCCAGAAGCCCGATATCTCGATCCTCTCCGACGAGTTCCTGGCTGAAGTGCGCGGCATGCCGCAGCGCAACCTCGCTGTGGAGCTGCTCCAGAAGCTGCTCAAGGGCGAGATCGGCATCCGCCGCCGGAAGAACGTTGTTCAGGCCAGGTCCTTTGCCGAGATGCTGGAGCAGACGATTCGCCGATATCAGAACCGCGCCATCGAGGCGGCGCAGGTTATCGAGGAGTTGATCCAGCTCGCGAAGGAGATGCGGGAAGCGAACGCTAGAGGCGAGGCTCTGGGCTTGAGCGAGGATGAACTGGCCTTCTATGACGCGCTGGAGACGAACGATAGCGCGGTCAAGGTGCTTGGTGACGAGACCCTCCGCGCGATCGCGCGCGAGCTGGTCGAGACGGTACGCAACAACGTCACGATCGACTGGACCCTGCGCGAGAACGTCCGCGCCCAGTTACGGGTACTCGTCAAACGCATCCTGCGCAAGCATGGCTACCCGCCGGACAAGCAGGAGAAGGCAACGCAGACGGTGCTGGAGCAGGCGAGGCTGCTGTCCGCGGAATGGGCGGTCGCGTGAAGGGGCGTCAGACGGCATGGGTCGCGAGTGAGATGGGAACGGGGTGGAGGGTCAAGGATTTGATTTGACAGAACTGCCGGTTATAGCTAAATTAACAACATAGGAGATCCCCGTGCGATCCCTCTTCGTATCCACCCATCCAGGTTGTGGCAATACCCATACCGACGTTACCGAGGCTGTGACGAGATGTTGAACAGTATGACCGGGTTCGGGCAAGGGGAGTGTGTTACCTCCTCAAGACGGTACGTATGCGAACTGCAGTCGGTGAACCATCGGCATCTGGAGACGCGCGCTAGGCTTCCAAAGCGGCTTGGCGCCATGGAGTTACCAATCCAGAAGACCCTGCAGGGACGCTTTGCGCGAGGGCGGTTCGACGTGACGGTGCTGGAGGAGTTGACGGGTGAGCAGTCCTGCACGCTGCGCGTCAATCGTCCACTGGCCCACGCGTATCGTGACGCGATCAAAACGCTGCAGTCGGAACTCGGTCTGACGGGAGAGGTTACGTTGGAACTGTTGCTTTCCAGATCGGACCTGTTTGATCTGGAAGGAGAGAAACCGGGAGAGACGGATACCGACTGGCCGGCGGTCTCCACCGCGCTTGAGGGGGCGATGAACGCCCTCGCCGAGATGCGGCAGAAGGAGGGCAAGGCACTTGAGGCCGCCTTGCTCGGTTACCTGGACCTGGTTGAGGCGACCGTGGCCATGATCGTCGCCCGCGCGCCCGACGTGGTGCAAAGCTATAAGAACCGATTGGAGCTTCGACTCCAGCGCCTACTGGAAGGGAAGCCGGTCGATCCCGGACGGCTTGAACAGGAGGTTGCTATCCTGGCCGAGCGTTCGGACATCGCGGAAGAGACGACGCGGCTCACAAGCCATCTCCAGCAGTTTCTGGATCTTGTCCGGCAACCGGGTCCGCATGGCCGGCGGATGGAGTTCCTTTTGCAGGAGATGCAACGCGAGGCCAACACCATCGGCGCCAAGGCGAACGACGCCAAGACCTCGCATGATGTCATTACGCTCAAAAGCATTCTGGAACAGCTCCGGGAGCAGGTCCAGAATGTCGAATAGGAAGGGACGAACGCAGTGGCTGCAAAGTTGTTGAACGTCGGGTTCGGTAACGTGGTGGCGGTCGCCAGGATCGTCGCTATCGTCGACCCCGGCTCGGCCCCGATGAAGCGTTTGAAGGACGAGGCCAAGCAGGCCGGGAAACTGGTTGATGCCACCAACGGCAGGCGTACCCGGTCTATCATTGTGACCGATAGCGACCATATTGTGCTGTCAGCCATCCAGACCGAGACGATCGCACAGCGGTTCGAGGCCGATGCGCTATCCGATCGGCAGGGCAGGGGCGTGCGAGTAGAATGAATCGGCAACGGGTGATGGTGGTTGTGTCGGCCCCCTCTGGGGCCGGGAAGACCTCCTTGTGCCGGGAGGCCGCGCGGCGGCTACCGCGTCTGATTCACTCGGTTTCGTATACGACCCGCTCGCCCAGGCCGGATGAACAGGATGGGCGGGACTATCACTTTGTGAACGAGCCTACGTTCCGTAGAATGATTGAGGCGGGCGAATTTGCAGAGTGGGCAAGCGTACATGGTCAGCTCTATGGGACCAGCCGTTCGCTGCTGGAGAAGCAGTTCGCGGAAGGTCTTGATGTGATCCTTGATATCGATACGCAGGGTGCAGCCAAGCTCAGACAGGACTATCCGGCGGGGGTATTCGTGTTTGTCGTGCCCCCGGCCCTGGATCTCCTGGAAACCAGGCTCCGGCAGCGGCGGACCGACTCGGAGGATGAGATCCGCCGGCGCCTGGCCATGGCGAGAGAGGAGCTGCAGTACTACCGTCATTACCAGTATATTGTTGTGAACGATATCTTCGAAAAGGCCGTCAAGCAGCTTTGCTGCATTATCACTGCCGAACGAGCCCGAAAAGATCGAGTAGATCTCTCGTTTCTGGATGCGGGAATCGACTGAGGCAGGGAGGATCGTGGAGATGCCGCTTTTCCCTTTGGAACAACTGTTGACGCACGTAGACAGTAAATATCGCCTGGTCATCATCGCCGCCAAGCGCGCCAAGCAGTTGATGCGCGGCGGCGAGCACCTGATCGCTGCGAAGAGCATGAAGGCGACGTATATCGCCTTGGAGGAGATAGGTGCCGGGAAGCTGGCCTATGAGATGAAGGCCGTAGAGGGTGCGGGGGCCGTAGAGCTGGT
This genomic window contains:
- a CDS encoding DNA-directed RNA polymerase subunit omega, translating into MPLFPLEQLLTHVDSKYRLVIIAAKRAKQLMRGGEHLIAAKSMKATYIALEEIGAGKLAYEMKAVEGAGAVELVGPEAGATWFRSLSVGDTLGEEELIEKEEEEKEGIELEEAPVELLVESGEEIEKLEVTDLDALEEPAEVEDEA
- a CDS encoding guanylate kinase, with amino-acid sequence MNRQRVMVVVSAPSGAGKTSLCREAARRLPRLIHSVSYTTRSPRPDEQDGRDYHFVNEPTFRRMIEAGEFAEWASVHGQLYGTSRSLLEKQFAEGLDVILDIDTQGAAKLRQDYPAGVFVFVVPPALDLLETRLRQRRTDSEDEIRRRLAMAREELQYYRHYQYIVVNDIFEKAVKQLCCIITAERARKDRVDLSFLDAGID